A genomic window from Acidobacteriota bacterium includes:
- the fusA gene encoding elongation factor G produces MPRQEPLNRFRNIGIMAHIDAGKTTTTERILFYTGISHKIGEVHDGTATMDWMPQEQERGITITSAATTCFWKRNKIEYRINIIDTPGHVDFTIEVERSLRVLDGAVAVFDAVAGVQPQSETVWRQADKYEVPRIAFINKMDRPGADFDHAVDTIRTRLSAKPVPIQMPIGAEDQFKGCIDLIEMKALYWKDETLGSDYSTEEIPADMLDAAKAAREAMIEAVAEVDDALATKYLEGTEITNDEIRAALRKGCIGIQLFPVVCGTAFKNKGVQTLMDAVVDYMPSPTDIAPMQGVDLKGKEVERAADDKVPFSGLVFKIMADKHVGQLCFTRIYSGVLKSGSYILNTTKDSRERIGRIVRMHANKREEVEEAYAGEIVALVGLKGATTGDTVCAENAPVILEAMEFPTPVISLAIEPKTRPDQEKLGIAMGRLAQEDPSFRVTTDHETNQTIISGMGELHLEIIVDRLKREYGVEANVGKPQVAYRETIKKPAKAEEKYARQTGGRGQYGHVVLEIEPNEAGKGFEFNNKIVGGVIPKEYIPAVEKGVKEALQGGILAGYELVDVKVNLVYGSYHEVDSSEMAFKIAGSIAFKEAARKANPVLLEPVMKVEVVTPEDYMGSVTGDLSSRRGRIEGMNSRPGTQIITSMVPLAEMFGYETDLRSMTQGRAASTMHFARYEEAPKSVSEEVIAKVQGAAK; encoded by the coding sequence ATGCCAAGACAGGAACCGTTAAACAGATTTCGGAACATCGGCATCATGGCGCACATTGATGCCGGCAAGACCACTACGACCGAGCGCATTCTTTTCTACACGGGCATCTCGCACAAGATCGGCGAAGTGCACGACGGCACGGCCACGATGGACTGGATGCCGCAGGAACAGGAGCGCGGCATCACGATTACGTCCGCCGCGACGACCTGTTTCTGGAAGCGCAACAAGATCGAATACCGCATCAACATCATTGATACGCCCGGCCACGTGGATTTCACCATCGAGGTCGAACGCAGTTTGCGCGTGCTGGACGGCGCGGTGGCCGTGTTTGACGCGGTGGCTGGTGTGCAGCCGCAATCCGAAACCGTTTGGCGGCAGGCTGACAAATACGAAGTCCCGCGCATTGCATTCATCAACAAGATGGATCGCCCCGGCGCTGATTTCGATCACGCGGTGGACACGATCCGCACGCGACTCAGCGCGAAACCGGTACCGATTCAGATGCCCATCGGCGCGGAAGACCAGTTCAAGGGCTGCATTGATCTCATTGAGATGAAGGCCCTGTACTGGAAGGACGAGACGCTGGGGTCGGATTACAGTACCGAAGAAATTCCCGCCGACATGCTTGATGCGGCCAAGGCTGCGCGCGAGGCGATGATCGAGGCCGTCGCCGAAGTGGACGACGCCTTGGCGACAAAGTACCTGGAAGGCACCGAGATCACCAACGACGAGATTCGCGCGGCGCTGCGCAAAGGCTGCATCGGGATTCAACTCTTCCCGGTCGTTTGCGGCACGGCATTCAAGAACAAAGGCGTGCAAACGCTGATGGACGCGGTGGTGGATTACATGCCTTCACCGACGGACATCGCGCCGATGCAGGGCGTTGACCTCAAAGGCAAAGAAGTCGAGCGCGCGGCTGACGACAAAGTGCCTTTCTCCGGTTTGGTGTTCAAGATCATGGCCGACAAGCACGTCGGTCAGCTTTGCTTCACGCGCATTTACTCCGGCGTGCTCAAGTCTGGTTCCTACATTCTGAACACGACAAAAGATAGCCGCGAGCGTATCGGACGGATCGTGCGCATGCACGCGAACAAGCGCGAAGAGGTTGAGGAAGCTTACGCTGGCGAAATCGTCGCGCTGGTTGGCTTGAAAGGCGCGACGACCGGCGACACCGTGTGCGCCGAGAACGCGCCGGTCATCCTGGAAGCGATGGAGTTCCCCACGCCGGTCATCTCGCTGGCGATTGAACCCAAGACGCGCCCGGATCAGGAGAAGCTGGGCATTGCGATGGGCCGCTTGGCGCAGGAAGACCCGTCGTTTCGCGTCACCACCGATCACGAGACCAACCAGACGATCATCTCCGGCATGGGCGAATTGCATCTGGAGATTATCGTTGACCGCTTGAAGCGCGAATACGGTGTCGAGGCTAACGTCGGCAAGCCGCAGGTCGCCTACCGCGAGACGATCAAGAAGCCAGCCAAGGCCGAAGAGAAGTATGCGCGCCAGACCGGCGGGCGTGGTCAGTACGGTCACGTCGTGCTGGAGATTGAGCCGAACGAGGCGGGCAAGGGCTTCGAGTTCAACAACAAGATCGTAGGCGGCGTGATTCCAAAGGAGTACATTCCGGCGGTTGAGAAGGGCGTGAAAGAAGCTTTGCAAGGCGGCATTCTGGCTGGCTACGAGTTGGTGGACGTCAAAGTCAATTTGGTCTATGGCAGCTACCACGAAGTGGACTCGTCGGAAATGGCCTTCAAAATTGCGGGTTCCATCGCTTTCAAGGAAGCGGCGCGCAAGGCCAATCCCGTGTTGCTGGAACCGGTGATGAAGGTCGAGGTCGTGACGCCCGAAGATTACATGGGTTCGGTGACGGGCGACCTGAGTTCGCGCCGGGGCCGTATCGAAGGCATGAATTCGCGGCCCGGCACGCAGATCATCACCTCGATGGTGCCGCTGGCTGAGATGTTCGGTTACGAAACCGATCTACGCTCGATGACGCAGGGACGCGCTGCTTCGACGATGCACTTCGCGCGCTACGAAGAAGCGCCGAAGAGCGTGAGCGAAGAAGTCATTGCCAAGGTGCAGGGCGCGGCTAAATAA
- the rpsJ gene encoding 30S ribosomal protein S10, translated as MLNDKIRIRLKAYDYRVLDQSTQEIVETAKRTGARVAGPIPLPTVKNKVTVLKSPHVDKKSREQFEIRTHKRLMDILDPTPQTMDALMKLDLPAGVDAEIKAFGRDRR; from the coding sequence ATGCTGAACGACAAGATCAGAATTCGCCTGAAAGCTTACGACTACCGCGTGCTTGACCAATCCACGCAGGAAATCGTCGAGACAGCCAAACGCACCGGCGCGCGCGTGGCGGGGCCGATCCCGCTGCCCACGGTGAAAAACAAAGTCACTGTGTTGAAATCGCCGCATGTTGACAAGAAGTCGCGCGAACAGTTTGAAATTCGCACGCACAAGCGGCTGATGGACATTCTCGACCCCACGCCGCAAACGATGGACGCGCTGATGAAGCTCGACCTGCCGGCGGGTGTGGATGCCGAGATCAAAGCTTTCGGACGAGACCGCAGATAA
- the rplC gene encoding 50S ribosomal protein L3 produces the protein MVNGIIGKKVGMTQIFAPDGTVTPVTVIKAGPCVVVQRKTVSSDGYEAVQLGLVEEKAPRKTNKPMAGHFKKAGIPPTRVLREFRLQDAGDSANVGDKVLVDVFAVDDKVEIIGTSKGRGFAGFIKRHNFGGGRKSHGSMFHRAPGSIGASAYPSRVIKGTRMAGHMGVERKTIKNLKVVAVNAEENLLLIKGSVPGPNGAVVVIKKKAE, from the coding sequence ATGGTAAACGGAATTATTGGTAAAAAAGTTGGGATGACCCAAATCTTCGCGCCCGACGGAACGGTGACACCCGTGACCGTGATCAAGGCTGGCCCTTGCGTCGTGGTGCAACGCAAGACGGTTTCGAGTGATGGCTACGAAGCCGTTCAACTCGGTCTGGTGGAAGAAAAAGCGCCCCGGAAAACGAACAAGCCGATGGCGGGCCACTTCAAAAAAGCTGGCATTCCGCCGACGCGCGTGCTGCGCGAGTTCCGCTTGCAAGATGCGGGCGACAGCGCAAACGTGGGCGACAAAGTGCTGGTAGATGTTTTTGCCGTGGACGACAAGGTCGAGATCATCGGCACCAGTAAAGGGCGCGGCTTTGCCGGGTTTATCAAGCGGCACAACTTCGGTGGCGGACGTAAATCGCATGGTTCGATGTTTCACCGCGCGCCGGGTTCGATTGGCGCTTCGGCTTATCCTTCGCGCGTGATCAAAGGCACGCGGATGGCGGGCCACATGGGCGTCGAGCGCAAGACGATCAAGAATTTGAAAGTCGTTGCGGTGAATGCCGAAGAAAATCTGTTGCTGATCAAAGGTTCCGTGCCTGGTCCGAACGGTGCGGTCGTGGTCATCAAGAAGAAGGCCGAGTAA
- the rplD gene encoding 50S ribosomal protein L4 — translation MPTLDVKNLKNETVGQIELSDDVFGVALNEALIHDAVKNYQTNQRQGTVATKTRGNVSGSGKKLWKQKGTGRARIASLRSPLWKGGGNVHGPQPRDWTTEMPKKMKRGALKSALSERLREGNLVVVEEFNLSDHKTKSFLSVAQGFGWGKKTLIVETVAAKNLVLASRNVPDVKVANDANVNIYDVIYHEQLVFTKAAIEALQEKLSK, via the coding sequence ATGCCGACTTTAGACGTTAAAAACCTGAAAAACGAAACCGTTGGTCAGATCGAGTTGAGCGATGACGTATTTGGTGTCGCGCTCAACGAAGCCCTGATCCACGACGCGGTAAAGAATTACCAAACCAACCAGCGCCAGGGCACGGTCGCGACCAAAACGCGTGGCAATGTCTCGGGCAGCGGCAAAAAGCTCTGGAAGCAAAAGGGCACAGGGCGGGCGCGTATCGCCAGCCTGCGTTCGCCGTTGTGGAAAGGCGGCGGCAATGTGCACGGGCCGCAGCCGCGCGATTGGACGACCGAGATGCCGAAGAAGATGAAGCGCGGGGCGCTCAAGTCCGCCTTGTCGGAGCGGTTGCGCGAAGGCAATCTGGTCGTGGTCGAGGAATTCAACTTGAGCGATCACAAGACCAAGAGCTTTCTCAGCGTAGCGCAAGGCTTCGGCTGGGGCAAAAAGACGCTGATTGTCGAGACGGTGGCGGCAAAGAATTTGGTCTTGGCTTCGCGTAACGTGCCGGACGTCAAAGTAGCGAACGATGCGAATGTGAATATCTATGATGTGATCTATCACGAGCAGTTGGTTTTCACGAAAGCGGCTATCGAAGCTTTACAAGAAAAGCTGAGCAAGTAA
- the rplW gene encoding 50S ribosomal protein L23 — MATTIWDVLKAPVITEKAMIQKEKSTEPIKDSKNKKVIKRDRQLLTFRVNGNATKHSIKTAVETIFKVKVDQVRVANYHGKSVRRGRTEGKRPDWRKAYVTLKPGFKVDYADSI; from the coding sequence ATGGCTACGACGATTTGGGATGTGCTCAAAGCCCCCGTCATCACTGAAAAGGCGATGATTCAGAAGGAAAAGAGCACCGAGCCGATCAAAGATTCCAAGAATAAAAAGGTCATCAAGCGTGACCGCCAATTGCTTACTTTCCGTGTGAATGGCAATGCAACCAAGCACTCGATCAAGACGGCGGTCGAAACGATCTTCAAAGTTAAAGTTGATCAAGTGCGCGTCGCTAACTATCACGGCAAATCGGTGCGCCGCGGGCGCACGGAAGGCAAGCGGCCCGATTGGCGCAAGGCGTATGTCACCTTGAAGCCCGGCTTCAAGGTTGATTACGCGGATTCAATCTAG
- the rplB gene encoding 50S ribosomal protein L2 yields MGIKKLTPTSPARRYQTYLTNDELTTETPHKPLLDSKKRTSGRNSNGRITVRHRGGGHKRHYRVIDFKRDKFGIPGKVATIEYDPNRSARIALINYADGEKRYILCPVGLTVGQTVVSGPESDILTGNALPIKNIPLGTQIHNIEMRPGKGGQMARSAGSFAQLVAKEGGNAQLRLPSGEIRIVTVECMATIGQVGNVEHENVSLGKAGRTRWKGIRPTVRGVAMNPVDHPHGGGEGKTSGGRNPVTPWGQPTRGYKTRNNKRTDKFIVKRRTK; encoded by the coding sequence ATGGGCATCAAGAAACTTACACCAACCAGTCCGGCGCGGCGCTATCAGACGTATCTGACGAATGACGAGTTAACGACCGAGACGCCGCACAAGCCGCTGCTCGACAGCAAGAAGCGCACGAGTGGCCGCAATAGCAATGGCCGTATCACCGTGCGCCATCGTGGTGGCGGACACAAACGTCATTACCGTGTGATTGATTTCAAGCGCGACAAATTCGGCATTCCCGGCAAAGTGGCGACGATTGAATATGATCCGAATCGTTCGGCGCGCATCGCCTTGATCAATTATGCTGACGGCGAGAAGCGCTACATCCTTTGCCCGGTTGGGCTGACGGTTGGTCAAACAGTTGTTTCCGGACCGGAGTCTGACATTTTGACGGGTAATGCTTTGCCGATCAAAAACATTCCGCTCGGCACCCAGATCCACAACATCGAAATGCGCCCCGGCAAGGGTGGTCAGATGGCACGCAGCGCCGGCAGCTTTGCGCAATTGGTCGCCAAAGAAGGCGGTAACGCACAGCTTCGACTGCCATCGGGTGAAATTCGCATTGTGACGGTTGAATGCATGGCGACGATTGGCCAGGTTGGCAATGTCGAGCATGAAAACGTTTCGCTGGGCAAAGCGGGCCGCACGCGCTGGAAAGGCATTCGCCCGACAGTGCGCGGTGTGGCGATGAACCCGGTGGATCACCCGCACGGTGGCGGCGAAGGCAAAACTTCGGGTGGCCGCAATCCGGTGACGCCCTGGGGCCAGCCGACGCGCGGTTACAAGACCCGCAATAACAAGCGGACAGACAAGTTCATCGTGAAACGGAGAACGAAGTAA
- the rpsS gene encoding 30S ribosomal protein S19: protein MARSIKKGPFIDDHLMKAIERMNAANEKKVHKTWSRRSTITPDMVGHTLAVHNGKKFIPVYVTENMVGHKLGEFAPTRTFKGHAEKAEKSSGKK, encoded by the coding sequence ATGGCACGTTCAATCAAAAAAGGCCCGTTCATTGACGATCATTTGATGAAAGCCATTGAGCGGATGAATGCGGCGAACGAAAAGAAGGTGCATAAAACCTGGTCGCGCCGTTCGACGATCACGCCCGATATGGTGGGTCATACATTGGCCGTACATAACGGCAAAAAGTTCATTCCGGTATACGTCACCGAGAATATGGTGGGCCACAAGCTGGGCGAATTCGCGCCGACGCGCACCTTCAAAGGGCACGCTGAAAAAGCCGAGAAGTCGTCAGGCAAGAAATAA
- the rplV gene encoding 50S ribosomal protein L22 has product MEAIAKATNVKGSAQKAKLIVDLIRGRKVSEALAMLQFSGKRLAIPVEKVVRSAMDNATQHAEAENVIVDEDDLWIKECYVGKGTTKYRRRVRPAPMGRAYRQQRHYCHITVLVSNDKKGEQKAVA; this is encoded by the coding sequence ATGGAAGCAATCGCAAAAGCAACTAACGTCAAAGGTTCCGCGCAGAAAGCGAAGCTCATTGTGGATTTGATTCGCGGGCGCAAGGTCAGCGAGGCGCTCGCTATGCTGCAATTCAGTGGCAAGCGTTTGGCGATCCCGGTCGAGAAAGTCGTCCGTTCGGCGATGGATAACGCCACGCAACACGCGGAAGCTGAAAATGTGATCGTGGATGAGGACGATCTTTGGATCAAAGAATGCTACGTCGGTAAAGGGACTACCAAATACCGGCGGCGCGTGCGCCCCGCTCCGATGGGCCGGGCGTATCGCCAGCAGCGTCACTATTGCCACATCACCGTGCTGGTTTCCAACGACAAGAAGGGCGAGCAGAAGGCTGTTGCCTAA
- the rpsC gene encoding 30S ribosomal protein S3, whose translation MGQKVHPYGFRLGYNRSWHSRWFAKHGFADLLMEDLKLKKELKKRFAQAGVSQVEIDRAANRVKIIIFTSRPGIIIGRKGAEIDKLKQELSRKTKRDVLIDIREIQKPELNAQLQAEKIAQQLEKRIAFRRAMRKAVEEATRFGAQGIKVRVSGRLNGAEIARSEWTLQGRLPLHTLRADVDYGFAEANTTFGIIGIKVWVYRGEIMDPREAMMKR comes from the coding sequence ATGGGTCAAAAAGTTCATCCTTACGGATTCAGACTGGGTTACAACAGAAGTTGGCATTCGCGCTGGTTCGCCAAGCACGGCTTTGCTGATCTATTGATGGAAGACTTGAAGCTGAAGAAGGAACTCAAAAAGCGCTTCGCCCAGGCGGGCGTTTCGCAGGTCGAGATTGACCGTGCCGCCAATCGCGTCAAGATCATCATCTTCACCTCACGCCCCGGCATCATCATCGGGCGCAAGGGCGCGGAGATTGACAAGCTTAAGCAGGAATTAAGCCGCAAGACCAAGCGCGACGTGCTGATTGACATCCGCGAAATTCAGAAGCCGGAACTCAACGCGCAGTTGCAGGCCGAGAAGATCGCGCAGCAATTGGAAAAACGCATCGCCTTCCGTCGCGCCATGCGCAAAGCGGTCGAAGAAGCCACGCGGTTTGGCGCGCAAGGCATCAAGGTGCGCGTCTCTGGCCGGTTGAATGGCGCTGAAATCGCCCGTTCGGAATGGACACTGCAAGGACGCTTGCCACTGCATACGCTGCGTGCCGATGTGGATTACGGTTTCGCTGAAGCTAATACCACGTTCGGCATTATCGGCATTAAGGTTTGGGTTTATCGTGGCGAGATCATGGATCCGCGCGAAGCAATGATGAAACGTTAG
- the rplP gene encoding 50S ribosomal protein L16 has translation MAEYKTPKKVKYRKQQRGRRAGAAKRGTEISFGEYALKAVEVAWITGRQIEAGRVAINRHVKRGGKLWIRVFPDKPITKKPAETRMGKGKGAPEGWVAVIKPGRILFEMEGVDEATARRAFELAAAKLPIKTKFITRHEQEGGGL, from the coding sequence ATGGCAGAGTATAAAACTCCCAAAAAGGTCAAATATCGTAAACAGCAACGCGGGCGCCGGGCAGGCGCGGCTAAGCGCGGGACTGAGATTTCCTTTGGCGAATACGCGCTGAAGGCGGTCGAGGTAGCCTGGATTACGGGCCGCCAGATCGAAGCGGGTCGTGTGGCGATCAACCGTCACGTCAAACGCGGCGGCAAGCTGTGGATTCGCGTTTTCCCCGACAAGCCGATCACCAAGAAGCCCGCTGAAACCCGTATGGGCAAAGGCAAGGGCGCGCCGGAAGGCTGGGTCGCGGTGATCAAACCGGGCCGCATCCTGTTTGAGATGGAAGGCGTGGACGAAGCTACGGCGCGGCGGGCGTTTGAACTGGCGGCAGCGAAACTGCCGATCAAAACCAAGTTCATCACGCGCCACGAACAAGAGGGAGGTGGGTTGTGA
- the rpmC gene encoding 50S ribosomal protein L29 — protein MRAKLDKVRQQSSEELVRRVLEIKESLFRLNFKKSLGNTDTVKQIRAEGKELARLKTLLRARQLGIEQ, from the coding sequence GTGAGGGCTAAACTGGATAAAGTCCGTCAACAATCAAGCGAAGAATTGGTCAGACGCGTGCTCGAAATCAAAGAGTCGCTCTTCCGCTTGAACTTCAAAAAGTCGCTCGGCAACACCGATACGGTCAAACAGATTCGCGCCGAGGGAAAAGAGTTGGCGCGACTCAAGACGCTGTTGCGTGCCCGTCAACTCGGGATTGAGCAATAA
- the rpsQ gene encoding 30S ribosomal protein S17, producing MSEENNEILQDAVVASADSIEVEAEGVPTAPLPGAAAEASRGRRTEKVGIVLSDKMQKSVVVRVDRLVKHPVYKRYVRKRTKFMAHNEIEGVSIGDQVRIVETRPLSARKRWRVVEVLRKASK from the coding sequence ATGAGTGAAGAGAACAACGAGATATTGCAAGATGCAGTGGTAGCGTCGGCTGATTCCATCGAAGTGGAAGCCGAAGGCGTGCCGACCGCACCGCTGCCTGGCGCCGCTGCTGAAGCGAGCCGGGGCCGCCGCACGGAAAAGGTCGGCATCGTGTTGAGCGACAAGATGCAAAAGTCGGTCGTCGTGCGCGTTGACCGGCTGGTCAAGCATCCGGTTTACAAACGCTACGTGCGCAAACGCACCAAGTTCATGGCGCATAACGAGATCGAAGGCGTAAGCATCGGCGATCAGGTGCGCATTGTCGAAACCCGCCCGCTCTCGGCACGCAAACGCTGGCGCGTGGTCGAAGTGTTACGGAAGGCTTCTAAGTAA
- the rplN gene encoding 50S ribosomal protein L14 produces MALQMRSILEVADNSGAKRIAMILPVGGNVGGRASLGDVITASVKEASPDGTVKKKQVVKAVIVRCRKEVRRKDGTYIRFDQNAAVIIKPDGEPVGTRVFGPVARELRDKGFMKIVSLAPEVI; encoded by the coding sequence ATGGCATTACAGATGCGCTCGATCCTGGAGGTCGCCGATAATTCCGGCGCGAAGCGGATCGCAATGATTCTCCCGGTGGGCGGCAACGTCGGCGGACGGGCTAGTTTGGGGGATGTCATCACGGCTTCGGTGAAGGAAGCCAGCCCGGACGGCACGGTCAAGAAAAAACAGGTGGTCAAGGCCGTCATCGTGCGCTGCCGCAAGGAAGTGCGCCGCAAGGATGGCACTTACATTCGCTTTGATCAGAACGCGGCCGTGATTATCAAACCCGATGGCGAACCCGTGGGCACGCGCGTTTTCGGGCCGGTCGCGCGCGAATTACGCGACAAAGGTTTTATGAAGATCGTGAGCCTGGCGCCCGAAGTGATCTAA
- the rplX gene encoding 50S ribosomal protein L24 produces the protein MKIKKNDQVLVITGKDKGKRGRVIEVLGKEGKVIVEGINIVKKAVRPNRQRGIQGGIVERFAPLDASNVMVLVDGQPTRIGYQLLADGRKVRVSKKTGTALE, from the coding sequence ATGAAGATCAAAAAGAATGACCAGGTTTTGGTCATCACCGGCAAAGACAAAGGCAAGCGTGGTCGCGTCATTGAGGTGTTGGGCAAAGAAGGCAAGGTGATTGTCGAAGGCATCAACATTGTGAAAAAGGCCGTGCGCCCCAACCGGCAGCGCGGCATTCAAGGTGGCATCGTTGAGCGTTTTGCGCCACTGGACGCGTCGAATGTGATGGTACTGGTGGATGGGCAACCGACGCGCATCGGCTACCAACTGCTAGCTGATGGTCGCAAAGTGCGCGTGTCCAAGAAAACTGGCACGGCGCTCGAATAA
- the rplE gene encoding 50S ribosomal protein L5, with amino-acid sequence MARLKDKYNQEVVPALKKEFSYSNPMSVPKVQKIVINIGMGEAIANAKAMDAAVNDLSIISGQKPVVTKAKKSIAAFKLREGMSIGAMVTLRGDQMYEFLDRFISITLPRVRDFRGISPKSFDGRGNYTIGLKDQLIFPEIDFGKIDRARGLNVSIVTTAKTDEEARALLRFLGMPFRQ; translated from the coding sequence ATGGCAAGACTTAAAGACAAATATAATCAGGAAGTCGTACCGGCCCTCAAGAAGGAGTTCAGTTACTCGAACCCGATGAGCGTGCCGAAAGTGCAAAAGATCGTCATCAACATCGGCATGGGCGAGGCAATCGCCAATGCCAAGGCGATGGATGCGGCCGTCAACGACCTTTCGATCATCAGCGGTCAAAAGCCGGTGGTGACCAAGGCCAAGAAATCCATCGCGGCGTTTAAGCTGCGCGAAGGCATGAGCATTGGCGCAATGGTCACGCTGCGCGGCGATCAGATGTACGAATTCCTAGATCGTTTCATCAGCATAACGCTGCCGCGTGTGCGCGACTTTCGCGGCATTTCGCCGAAATCGTTCGATGGCCGCGGCAATTACACTATCGGATTGAAAGACCAGTTGATCTTTCCTGAGATTGATTTCGGCAAGATTGACCGCGCGCGCGGTCTGAACGTGAGCATCGTCACCACGGCAAAGACCGATGAGGAAGCGCGCGCGCTGTTGCGCTTTCTGGGGATGCCGTTCCGCCAATAG
- a CDS encoding type Z 30S ribosomal protein S14, with the protein MAKTSKIVKDNRKPKFAVRQHNRCKRCGRPRAYLRKYGVCRICFRQLALDGQIPGVTKSSW; encoded by the coding sequence ATGGCGAAGACTTCCAAGATCGTTAAGGACAACCGGAAACCCAAGTTCGCGGTGCGCCAGCACAACCGCTGCAAGCGTTGCGGCAGGCCGCGCGCGTACCTGCGCAAATACGGCGTGTGCCGCATCTGCTTCCGGCAATTGGCGCTCGATGGACAAATTCCGGGCGTGACTAAATCGAGTTGGTAA
- the rpsH gene encoding 30S ribosomal protein S8, producing MITDPISDMLTRIRNAIGAKQTKVDVPASRLKIELARILKEEGYITNYSIKTADDSNIRTLRIFLRYGLKGESVISHLQRISKPSRRVYLPSDEIPKVLGGLGINILSTSKGLMTGKAARKAKVGGEVLCLVY from the coding sequence ATGATTACTGATCCGATTTCCGATATGTTGACGCGCATTCGCAACGCGATTGGCGCCAAACAGACTAAAGTGGATGTGCCGGCTTCGCGCCTCAAAATCGAATTGGCGCGCATTCTGAAAGAAGAAGGCTACATCACGAATTACAGCATCAAGACGGCTGACGATAGTAACATCCGTACTTTGCGCATCTTTTTGCGCTACGGGCTGAAGGGCGAGAGCGTGATTTCGCATTTGCAGCGCATCTCGAAACCGAGCCGCCGCGTCTATCTGCCGAGCGACGAGATTCCGAAAGTCCTGGGCGGCTTGGGCATCAATATCCTGAGCACTTCCAAGGGCCTGATGACCGGCAAGGCTGCGCGTAAGGCCAAGGTCGGTGGCGAAGTGTTGTGTCTGGTTTACTAA
- the rplF gene encoding 50S ribosomal protein L6, with protein MSRVGKKIIEIPKGVTVNVTDGTVEVQGPKGKLTTPVPAGVSFKLEDGKLTAERASEDHTAIHGTARALVANAIKGVSEGFSQNMDVVGVGYKAELKGKAIHFALGYSHPIEFVLPDGVTAKVEKVQKQITQYQTTITISAIDKHLLGQVAANMNKLRKPDAYKGKGVRYADRPMKLKPGKTGK; from the coding sequence ATGTCGCGTGTAGGAAAGAAAATCATCGAGATTCCAAAAGGGGTGACAGTCAACGTCACAGACGGCACCGTTGAGGTGCAAGGCCCGAAAGGCAAATTGACAACGCCGGTACCGGCGGGCGTGAGCTTCAAGTTGGAAGACGGCAAGCTGACGGCTGAGCGGGCGAGCGAAGATCACACCGCCATTCACGGCACGGCCCGCGCGCTGGTCGCCAATGCGATCAAGGGTGTCTCAGAGGGTTTCTCGCAAAATATGGACGTGGTTGGCGTGGGCTATAAAGCTGAACTGAAGGGCAAGGCAATTCACTTCGCGCTGGGCTATTCACATCCGATTGAGTTCGTGTTGCCGGACGGCGTGACCGCCAAGGTCGAAAAGGTGCAGAAGCAGATCACGCAGTACCAGACGACCATCACGATTTCGGCGATTGACAAGCATCTTTTGGGCCAGGTCGCGGCCAACATGAATAAGCTGCGCAAGCCGGATGCGTACAAGGGCAAAGGCGTGCGTTATGCCGACCGCCCGATGAAACTGAAGCCGGGCAAAACTGGCAAATAG
- the rplR gene encoding 50S ribosomal protein L18: MAKKAKQEIRRAVHTRIRKRVKGTAVRPRLAIFRSLNHIYAQVIDDEQGITLCSASSVEKSAGVSAGGNLDAAKTIGKLIAERALGKGLTQVVFDRGGYIYHGRVKSLAEAAREAGLQF; this comes from the coding sequence ATGGCAAAGAAAGCAAAACAGGAAATTCGGCGCGCGGTTCACACGCGCATTCGCAAGCGTGTCAAAGGCACGGCGGTGCGCCCGCGCTTGGCAATCTTTCGCAGCTTGAATCATATCTACGCGCAGGTGATTGATGACGAGCAGGGCATCACTTTGTGTTCGGCCTCATCGGTCGAGAAAAGCGCTGGCGTGAGCGCGGGCGGCAATCTGGATGCGGCCAAGACGATTGGTAAATTGATCGCCGAACGCGCGCTGGGCAAAGGCCTCACACAGGTTGTTTTTGATCGCGGCGGCTATATTTATCACGGGCGCGTCAAATCGCTGGCCGAGGCCGCGCGCGAAGCTGGTTTGCAGTTCTGA